The following proteins are encoded in a genomic region of Hydra vulgaris chromosome 05, alternate assembly HydraT2T_AEP:
- the LOC136080087 gene encoding LOW QUALITY PROTEIN: golgin subfamily A member 6-like protein 6 (The sequence of the model RefSeq protein was modified relative to this genomic sequence to represent the inferred CDS: inserted 1 base in 1 codon): MLGYVFLKVYYILYKNDLKKWQARSVENKSKVKALKQQIQNRFKDEIGLIVDVPKSGGSGTSNDGNAARRGSQNAENFAEILNIDVELILNLHIILATISCRLDIDTDKFEAFCLKTVRLYVHHYLWYNMPQSIHKILFHGSEIIKKTLALSIERRKKEKKKREEKERKRREKKKREEEERRRREKRKREEEERRRREKKKRKEEERRRREKKKREEEERRRREKKKREEEERRRREKRKREEEEKKGREKKKRKEEERRRREKKKREEEERRRREKKKRKEEERRRREKRKREEEEKRGREKKKRKEEERRRREKKKREEEERRRREEKKREEEEKRGREKKKKKKKKKKKKKKKKKREEEEEKEEEEEKEKEEEKEEEERRXEEEEERGREKMKREEEEEEEEEEEEEEEEEEEEEEEEEEEEEEEEEEEEEEEEEEEEEEEEEEEEEEEERREKKKRKEEERRKRKKKYSANLQRKSTIFI; encoded by the exons ATGCTTGGATacgtttttttgaaagtttattacatattgtataaaaatgacttgaaaaaGTGGCAGGCAAGATCAGTAGAAAATAAATCTAAAGTAAAGGCTCTGaaacaacaaattcaaaatagatttaaagaTGAAATAGGCTTGATAGTTGATGTTCCAAAATCTGGTGGTAGTGGAACATCAAATGATGGAAATGCGGCTCGAAGAGGATCTCAAAATGCGGAAAATTTtgctgaaattttaaatattgatgttGAACTGATTCTAAATTTGCATATTATATTAGCAACAATTTCATGTCGTTTAGATATTGATACTGATAAATTTGAGGCTTTCTGTTTAAAAACAGTTCGACTTTATGTTCATCATTATCTTTGGTACAATATGCCACAATCTatccacaaaattttatttcatggttctgaaattattaaaaaaactttagcatTATCCATTG agagaagaaaaaaagagaagaaaaagaGAGAAgaaaaagagagaaaaagaaGAGAGAAGAAGAAGAGAGAAGAAGAAGAGAGAAGAAGAAGAGAAAAGAGGAAGAGAGAAGAAGAAGAGAGAAGAAGAAGAGAGAAGAAGAAGAGAAAAGAGGAAGAGAGAAGAAGAAGAGAGAAGAAGAAGAGAGAAGAAGAAGAGAGAAGAAGAAGAGAGAAGAAGAAGAGAGAAGAAGAAGAGAGAAGAAGAAGAGAAAAGAGGAAGAGAGAAGAAGAAGAGAAAAAAGGAAGAGAGAAGAAGAAGAGAAAAGAGGAAGAGAGAAGAAGAAGAGAGAAGAAGAAGAGAGAAGAAGAAGAGAGGAGAAGAAGAGAGAAGAAGAAGAGAAAAGAGGAAGAGAGAAGAAGAAGAGAAAAGAGGAAGAGAGAAGAAGAAGAGAAAAGAGGAAGAGAGAAGAAGAAGAGAAAAGAGGAAGAGAGAAGAAGAAGAGAGAAGAAGAAGAGAGAAGAAGAAGAGAGAAGAAGAAGAGAGGAGAAGAAGAGAGAAGAAGAAGAGAAAAGAGGAAGagagaagaagaagaagaagaagaagaaaaagaagaagaagaagaagaagaagaagagagaagaagaagaagaaaaagaagaagaagaagaaaaagaaaaagaagaagaaaaagaagaagaagagaGAA GAGAAGAAGAAGAGGAAAGAGGAAGAGAGAAGATGAAGagagaagaagaagaagaagaagaagaagaagaagaagaagaagaagaagaagaagaagaagaagaagaagaagaagaagaagaagaagaagaagaagaagaagaagaagaagaagaagaagaagaagaagaagaagaagaagaagaagaagaagaagaagaagaagaagagaGAAGAGAGAAGAAGAAGAGGAAAGAGGAAGagagaagaaaaagaaagaaaaaatattctgcaAATCTGCAGAGAAAatcaactatttttatataa